A stretch of the Dechloromonas sp. TW-R-39-2 genome encodes the following:
- a CDS encoding tetratricopeptide repeat protein has protein sequence MKPELLGQSGGLKIPAREDDAVLAEVFDELATLQSDEQAFCARADMLALGFRYKGETARSIAVYQYVLCYYPDHSGILTNFSGVLLSLGLRDEALPILLKVVDQEPEYLGAWDNLAEAAYRYGRLDEAEMFARHALEIDPGDYVAWNHLAGIYKDRGRLLEAVSYFQKGILASPANPMIYSNLVFTSIYCGQGWMPDYTAETARNFDRVHARRYWRDDWGHENTPEPERPLRIGFVSPDLRRHAVAYFVEPLWQNLDRKQFHLVAYYNQATRDRVTDRMEALADEWRPVVGLSDDQLAAQIREDKIDILVDLAGHTAGNRLLAFARKPAPVQLTWLGYPSTTGLRAMDWLLTDASLDPPGLTEHLLVEKPWRMKDVFCVYRPHDGSPEPIDHPPVDDNGYITFGCFNNFAKVTPQVIALWCQILVKVPTARLLLEANALEDPSFANDVRNRFAEGGVDPARLELLGRRPEHQYHLYNRIDIALDPFPCNGGTTTFDTLWMGVPLVSLEGGHMMARMGGDLLRHAGLDELVVSNEDDYASVAIQLANDWPRLRHLRDGLRDRVRQSPLMDAALFSRNFEDAMRGMWREWCAQRKAPVA, from the coding sequence ATGAAACCTGAACTTCTTGGTCAGTCGGGCGGACTGAAAATCCCTGCACGCGAAGATGATGCTGTTCTCGCCGAGGTCTTCGATGAACTGGCTACATTACAGTCGGACGAGCAGGCATTCTGTGCTCGAGCCGACATGCTGGCCCTGGGTTTTCGTTACAAGGGGGAGACGGCGCGATCGATCGCCGTTTATCAATATGTCTTGTGTTATTACCCGGATCATTCGGGCATCCTGACCAATTTCTCCGGAGTTTTGCTGAGTCTTGGTTTGCGCGATGAGGCCTTGCCTATTCTGCTCAAGGTTGTCGATCAGGAGCCGGAATACCTGGGGGCCTGGGATAACCTGGCGGAAGCAGCCTATCGCTACGGTCGACTCGATGAAGCCGAGATGTTTGCCCGCCACGCACTGGAGATCGATCCGGGCGATTACGTTGCCTGGAACCATCTGGCCGGCATTTACAAGGACCGGGGGCGTTTGCTCGAGGCGGTGAGTTATTTCCAGAAGGGGATTCTTGCCTCGCCTGCCAATCCGATGATTTACAGCAATCTGGTATTTACCTCGATTTATTGTGGTCAGGGCTGGATGCCGGACTACACCGCCGAAACAGCGCGCAATTTCGATCGTGTGCATGCCCGTCGCTACTGGCGTGACGACTGGGGGCACGAAAATACCCCCGAGCCGGAACGTCCGCTGCGCATTGGTTTCGTTTCACCGGACCTGCGTCGTCATGCCGTGGCTTATTTTGTCGAGCCCTTGTGGCAGAACCTGGATCGCAAGCAATTTCATCTGGTCGCTTATTACAACCAGGCAACCCGGGATCGGGTGACGGACCGGATGGAAGCCCTGGCCGATGAATGGCGCCCGGTGGTCGGCCTGAGTGACGATCAACTGGCGGCGCAGATCAGGGAGGACAAGATTGATATTCTGGTCGACCTGGCCGGGCATACCGCCGGTAACCGCCTTCTGGCTTTCGCCCGGAAGCCGGCGCCGGTTCAACTGACCTGGCTGGGCTATCCATCGACGACGGGTTTGCGTGCGATGGACTGGCTGCTGACTGATGCATCGCTCGACCCGCCCGGCTTGACGGAGCACCTGCTGGTTGAAAAGCCGTGGCGCATGAAAGACGTTTTCTGTGTCTATCGTCCCCATGATGGCAGTCCGGAACCGATTGATCACCCGCCGGTTGATGACAATGGCTACATCACTTTTGGTTGCTTCAACAATTTTGCCAAGGTGACACCGCAGGTGATCGCCTTGTGGTGCCAGATACTGGTCAAGGTGCCCACGGCGCGTCTGCTGCTGGAGGCAAACGCTCTCGAAGATCCCTCTTTCGCCAACGATGTGCGCAACCGTTTTGCCGAGGGCGGGGTTGATCCGGCGCGCCTTGAATTGCTGGGACGTCGTCCGGAGCATCAGTATCACTTGTACAACCGGATCGATATTGCGCTTGATCCATTCCCCTGCAACGGCGGAACCACCACATTCGATACCTTGTGGATGGGGGTGCCGCTCGTTTCACTTGAAGGCGGCCACATGATGGCCCGGATGGGTGGGGATCTACTGCGCCATGCCGGTCTGGATGAGCTGGTTGTTTCCAACGAAGATGATTACGCCTCGGTAGCGATCCAGCTGGCGAACGATTGGCCCCGCCTCCGGCATCTGCGTGACGGGCTGAGGGATCGTGTCCGGCAAAGCCCCTTGATGGATGCCGCTCTTTTCTCGCGCAATTTCGAGGATGCAATGCGCGGCATGTGGCGTGAATGGTGCGCTCAACGAAAAGCCCCTGTTGCCTGA
- a CDS encoding flagellin gives MPQVINTNIPSLTAQRNLNTSQGTLSTALSRLSSGLRVNSAKDDAAGIAIATRLEAQSRGMSVAIRNSNDALSFLQTAEGGVSKITESLNRMRELAVQSANGTYTSGDRTNLNAEFGQLSSEIARIASQTEFNGIAMFTSTLGQQTFQVGANTGQTIDVNISALTNASYTFAGSNISTAATATNMIAAIDSAMDSINTQRANLGGAQSRFQSVISQLQVARENQEGARSRIMDADFAEETARLTRAQILQQAGTAMLAQANSLPNNVLSLLR, from the coding sequence ATGCCCCAAGTCATCAATACCAATATTCCTTCGCTGACCGCCCAGCGCAATCTGAATACATCGCAAGGCACGCTGAGCACGGCGCTTTCCCGCCTGTCCTCCGGTCTGCGCGTTAATTCTGCCAAGGATGACGCTGCCGGCATTGCCATTGCAACCCGCCTGGAAGCCCAATCCCGCGGCATGAGCGTTGCCATCCGCAACTCCAACGATGCTCTCTCCTTCCTGCAAACGGCAGAAGGCGGTGTTTCCAAGATTACCGAATCCCTGAACCGGATGCGCGAACTGGCTGTTCAATCCGCCAACGGCACCTACACCTCCGGCGACCGCACCAACCTGAACGCTGAGTTTGGTCAGTTATCGAGTGAAATTGCTCGCATCGCATCGCAAACCGAATTTAACGGCATTGCCATGTTTACCAGCACACTAGGACAACAAACCTTCCAAGTGGGCGCGAATACCGGCCAAACGATTGATGTCAACATCAGCGCCCTGACCAATGCAAGCTACACATTTGCCGGTTCGAATATCAGTACAGCAGCCACTGCCACAAATATGATCGCTGCAATTGACTCGGCAATGGATTCAATCAACACCCAACGCGCCAATCTCGGCGGCGCCCAGAGCCGCTTTCAATCAGTTATCTCACAATTGCAAGTCGCCCGTGAAAATCAGGAAGGTGCTCGTAGCCGCATCATGGATGCCGACTTTGCCGAAGAAACCGCCCGCCTGACCCGCGCCCAGATTCTGCAGCAAGCAGGGACCGCAATGCTGGCCCAGGCCAACTCCCTGCCGAACAACGTACTCAGCCTGCTCCGCTAA
- a CDS encoding flagellar protein FlaG, whose amino-acid sequence MAIQSISSGNPAAYASPPGDQVQRQAAAAAQRAEAEKATELAPTPETKKSVREIQKEDVKKAVDDVQNFVNTKNQDILFSIDEDLGKTVVKVVDRSTKELIRQFPSEDMLQIAKALDKLQGLLVKQQA is encoded by the coding sequence ATGGCCATTCAAAGCATCAGCAGCGGAAATCCGGCTGCATACGCATCTCCGCCAGGCGATCAAGTCCAACGCCAGGCTGCCGCCGCAGCCCAGCGTGCCGAAGCCGAAAAGGCAACCGAACTCGCGCCAACGCCGGAAACCAAGAAATCTGTCCGCGAAATTCAAAAGGAAGACGTCAAGAAAGCCGTTGATGACGTCCAGAATTTCGTCAACACCAAGAATCAGGACATTCTTTTCTCGATTGATGAAGATCTTGGAAAAACGGTAGTCAAGGTCGTCGACCGCAGCACCAAGGAACTGATCCGGCAATTCCCCTCGGAAGACATGCTGCAGATCGCCAAGGCTCTGGATAAACTGCAGGGACTGCTGGTCAAACAACAGGCATAA
- the fliD gene encoding flagellar filament capping protein FliD, with product MASISSLGVGSGLDAESIVTKLMAVEKLPLTRLTTRTAGYNAKISAYGAISSALATLKTAANAFYSTKTNLLTSTVSDATVASATSGTSASSGTYALEISQLAKAHSLSSRVAGASETMGTGSLAISNGSNSFSVTIDSTNNTLAGIRDAINASSTNTSVRANILTDTSGARLVLTSKETGASNTISIAVTDNDGNNTDAYNVLSNTNPGLSQLSFTAGGNNLTQVQAAQNAQVKLDNVDLSFSSNTVVDAIPGVTLKLTKENVGTPATVTIARDSTGIKKVADDFVKAYNDLHSTIVKNTAANPSTTLSTSTDAASTASALTGDSTARSIDRQMREALRTVPSGVTGALTQLADAGISIDSSGVMSVDATKFQKAVDTNFSGLQSMMDGYGKAVNTLVTTLTDTNGVISARTTGLKDSIKLLDNQKEMLNNRLTSIEKRYRARFSSLDTMISGMQTTSTFLTQQIAKM from the coding sequence ATGGCTAGCATTTCATCACTCGGCGTAGGTAGCGGCTTGGATGCGGAAAGTATCGTAACCAAGCTGATGGCCGTCGAAAAACTGCCACTGACTCGCCTGACAACACGAACCGCTGGCTATAACGCAAAGATCTCGGCCTACGGCGCGATCAGCAGCGCCCTGGCAACGCTGAAAACAGCGGCCAATGCGTTCTATTCGACCAAGACCAATCTTCTCACCTCGACGGTCTCGGATGCCACGGTCGCATCGGCAACCAGCGGAACCAGCGCCTCTTCCGGGACATACGCCCTGGAAATCTCCCAACTCGCCAAAGCACACTCGTTATCAAGCCGGGTAGCCGGTGCGAGCGAAACGATGGGCACGGGCTCGCTTGCGATCTCCAACGGCAGCAACAGCTTCTCGGTCACGATTGACAGCACGAACAATACGCTGGCCGGTATCCGGGATGCCATCAATGCCAGCAGCACCAACACATCGGTACGCGCCAACATCCTGACCGATACAAGTGGCGCACGCTTGGTCCTGACCAGCAAGGAAACCGGGGCAAGCAATACGATTTCGATTGCGGTCACCGACAACGACGGCAACAATACCGACGCATACAACGTCCTGAGCAACACGAACCCGGGCCTGTCGCAGCTTTCCTTTACCGCGGGCGGCAATAACCTGACACAAGTCCAGGCAGCCCAGAATGCCCAGGTCAAGCTGGACAACGTCGATTTGTCTTTCAGCTCCAATACGGTTGTTGACGCAATTCCCGGCGTAACCCTCAAGCTGACCAAGGAAAATGTCGGTACGCCAGCCACGGTGACCATTGCACGAGACTCGACCGGCATCAAGAAAGTCGCCGACGATTTCGTAAAGGCCTACAACGACCTGCACAGCACCATCGTCAAGAACACCGCAGCGAACCCCAGCACGACACTGTCAACGTCGACGGATGCTGCATCAACCGCCAGCGCGCTAACCGGAGACTCGACCGCACGCTCGATCGACCGCCAGATGCGTGAAGCACTGCGTACCGTACCAAGCGGCGTGACAGGCGCCCTCACGCAACTTGCCGACGCAGGCATCAGCATTGACTCAAGCGGCGTCATGTCGGTCGATGCCACAAAATTCCAGAAAGCAGTCGACACTAACTTCAGTGGACTGCAAAGCATGATGGACGGCTACGGCAAAGCGGTTAATACGCTGGTTACGACACTGACGGACACCAACGGGGTGATCAGCGCCCGGACAACGGGCCTGAAAGACTCGATCAAGTTGCTCGACAACCAGAAAGAAATGCTCAACAACCGGCTAACCTCAATCGAGAAACGGTACAGAGCCCGCTTTTCTTCACTCGACACGATGATTTCAGGCATGCAAACCACCAGCACATTCCTGACGCAACAGATTGCAAAAATGTAG